In Arthrobacter sp. SLBN-112, a genomic segment contains:
- a CDS encoding DNA adenine methylase encodes MTIEIIRLPTNSPPPPGLPRVAPRLAPEDAHSGAEAFAQSFVRDEPRQLFSSVHPVAEAQARMRHQSPLRYPGAKTGFASVVAELIDTARTSKSIPPVELFVEPFAGGSSTALRLLGNGTVRRALLADADPLVSAFWQVAASDPANLIARMKEEHKSFITPGGSAALERWDYWRGWTVPVGMKAHTARFETAMRCLFLNRTTFSGILHGGAGPIGGRAQKSEYGIGCRFMPDALETRIAYVGELYSKGRIADVWCGDWRATLDQIASTYKTIRPESVLVYLDPPYLEKSSKLYNVSFEDEADASWKGQGPHLRLAAYLMSRIPYRWILSYDVDPELTDSCLLYGRSRMTPNDDARRLGAKSFVVSKKLTTLRYTAASNGARSGSEELLITTLPKSVVDRISRLRPNEGSVEALQT; translated from the coding sequence GTGACAATCGAGATCATTCGACTTCCGACAAATTCCCCACCGCCGCCGGGCCTTCCCCGAGTCGCTCCACGTTTGGCGCCGGAGGACGCGCATTCGGGCGCCGAAGCATTCGCGCAGAGCTTTGTTCGCGATGAACCGCGCCAACTTTTCTCGAGTGTGCATCCCGTGGCCGAAGCCCAGGCGCGCATGCGGCACCAATCGCCGCTCCGGTACCCGGGGGCCAAGACAGGTTTTGCCTCGGTGGTCGCAGAACTGATTGACACCGCTAGGACCTCTAAGTCCATTCCACCAGTGGAACTCTTCGTCGAGCCGTTCGCTGGGGGGTCCTCGACGGCGCTACGTCTCCTTGGCAACGGGACGGTTCGGCGGGCCCTACTCGCAGACGCAGACCCGCTTGTTTCGGCGTTCTGGCAGGTTGCCGCGAGCGACCCTGCCAACCTCATTGCGCGCATGAAGGAAGAGCACAAATCATTTATCACACCGGGGGGCTCCGCCGCTCTTGAACGTTGGGATTACTGGCGCGGCTGGACAGTTCCAGTCGGCATGAAGGCGCATACAGCACGGTTCGAAACGGCGATGAGGTGTCTTTTCCTCAACAGGACGACCTTCTCGGGAATCCTGCACGGTGGCGCGGGTCCAATCGGCGGACGAGCCCAGAAATCGGAATATGGCATCGGCTGCCGATTCATGCCTGACGCACTGGAGACTCGTATCGCATACGTAGGCGAGCTCTACAGCAAGGGACGTATCGCGGATGTCTGGTGCGGCGATTGGCGTGCGACGCTCGATCAGATAGCTTCCACATACAAAACCATCCGGCCCGAATCTGTACTCGTATATCTCGACCCCCCGTACCTCGAGAAATCGTCGAAGCTGTACAACGTTTCATTCGAGGACGAGGCTGACGCTTCTTGGAAAGGCCAGGGCCCCCACCTGCGTTTGGCCGCGTACCTTATGAGCCGCATCCCGTACCGCTGGATTCTCTCCTACGACGTAGACCCCGAACTCACAGATTCCTGCCTTCTATACGGACGCTCAAGAATGACTCCAAATGATGACGCACGACGACTTGGCGCCAAATCTTTCGTTGTCTCGAAGAAGCTAACTACATTGCGCTACACAGCCGCATCCAATGGCGCTCGGAGCGGCTCAGAGGAATTATTGATCACAACGCTCCCGAAGTCCGTCGTTGACAGGATCAGCAGATTGCGGCCAAATGAAGGAAGCGTTGAAGCGCTGCAGACGTAG
- a CDS encoding helicase HerA domain-containing protein, translating into MTSIVTAVANKTKALSPLAELINKKCTAIGGIYRLDYNQAVVLTDDYRKHEAGGVPLGGYLLAAAGNQTDAGFVLDDEELILLRVRGTAPLPNEADLVQTRLAVVRDATTSGRSFDDVTDTLTRDELQQSAFDCEVIGTFYAMESGSATLEFGADIDNVVSSAKYQVFLPSPEVLSWLASYPETGQDNTLPLGTVRFASTMRRARMAGTASAEVRVHVTDFISRKTAVFGMTRTGKSNTIKTVVTAVFQHGVARGERIGQLIFDPQGEYANVNEQDGTGLRLLGDTADEVRIYKEKPDPAKPVERPLRINFLDSASLQTVWQMVQQEVATSGSAGAQYMAGFRAVSMVEPPSTDYSAVNHFERNRLAFYALLHRAGVSGNLSRVRVTLTKDLVKELTEPTPKFAGVAGNDKYAWLGTTQGAKELLEWLRAKNGTGALSDSWKTAFDGGELGDILKAMEGRAGDAAIKRLKPFHDPAAIGEIGELVWGDMQAGRLVIIDLSQGNGTVVKTLSERIVTTLLDYARDEFSAGKEPRPFQIVVEEAHNLFERGKRETDSDPWVRLSKEAAKYKVGMMYATQEVSSVDQRVLSNTSNWLVAHLNSDNETRELSHYYDFKTWADSLRRCEDIGFVRMKTYSGKYIVPVQIAKFDHDMINEARITAGLLPLLPDSPEVY; encoded by the coding sequence ATGACTAGCATCGTCACTGCCGTGGCTAACAAGACGAAGGCCCTCAGCCCGCTGGCCGAGCTCATCAACAAGAAGTGCACGGCAATTGGCGGGATCTACCGGCTGGACTACAACCAAGCGGTGGTCCTCACAGATGACTATCGGAAGCACGAAGCTGGTGGGGTGCCGCTAGGAGGCTATCTCCTAGCAGCAGCTGGAAACCAGACCGATGCTGGCTTTGTTCTGGATGACGAAGAACTCATCCTCCTCCGCGTCAGAGGCACGGCACCGCTGCCGAACGAGGCCGATCTCGTCCAGACTCGCCTCGCGGTTGTAAGGGACGCCACAACGAGTGGACGATCCTTCGACGACGTTACCGACACGCTAACTCGAGACGAACTGCAGCAGTCGGCATTTGACTGCGAGGTCATTGGCACCTTCTATGCAATGGAGTCGGGAAGCGCGACCCTCGAGTTCGGGGCGGACATCGATAATGTCGTCTCATCCGCTAAATACCAAGTTTTCCTCCCCTCCCCGGAAGTTCTTTCCTGGCTCGCCTCCTACCCCGAGACTGGCCAGGACAACACACTGCCTCTCGGGACCGTCCGCTTCGCGTCGACGATGCGCCGGGCGCGCATGGCTGGGACTGCTAGCGCCGAAGTACGCGTTCACGTAACTGACTTCATCTCACGTAAGACTGCGGTATTCGGAATGACTCGCACAGGCAAGTCCAACACCATCAAGACCGTGGTGACAGCCGTATTTCAGCACGGCGTAGCCAGGGGAGAGCGGATAGGCCAGCTCATCTTCGACCCTCAGGGCGAATATGCAAACGTGAACGAACAGGACGGGACCGGTCTGCGTCTCCTTGGCGACACCGCGGATGAAGTTCGCATCTATAAGGAGAAGCCAGATCCTGCAAAGCCCGTGGAGCGGCCGCTGCGAATCAATTTTCTGGACTCAGCAAGCCTGCAGACTGTCTGGCAGATGGTCCAGCAAGAGGTTGCAACATCGGGATCAGCTGGCGCCCAGTACATGGCCGGGTTCCGAGCCGTAAGTATGGTCGAGCCGCCTTCGACGGACTACTCGGCCGTCAACCACTTTGAGCGGAACAGACTGGCCTTCTACGCACTCCTTCACCGAGCTGGAGTTTCCGGTAACTTGTCCAGGGTCCGTGTGACTCTCACCAAGGATCTGGTGAAGGAACTGACGGAGCCGACGCCGAAATTCGCGGGAGTGGCCGGTAATGATAAATACGCTTGGCTTGGGACTACCCAGGGCGCCAAGGAGTTGCTCGAATGGCTGCGCGCGAAAAACGGGACCGGTGCCCTGTCTGACTCGTGGAAGACGGCCTTCGACGGCGGCGAGCTTGGAGACATACTAAAGGCAATGGAAGGCCGAGCCGGCGATGCTGCAATCAAGCGGCTGAAGCCGTTCCACGACCCAGCGGCCATAGGCGAAATCGGGGAGCTCGTCTGGGGCGACATGCAGGCTGGGAGGCTCGTTATCATAGACCTGTCCCAAGGAAACGGCACTGTTGTAAAGACCTTGTCCGAGAGGATTGTGACGACCTTGCTTGATTACGCGCGGGACGAATTCTCCGCTGGCAAGGAGCCCCGTCCTTTCCAAATCGTAGTCGAAGAGGCGCACAACCTGTTCGAACGGGGCAAGCGGGAAACGGATTCCGATCCTTGGGTGCGGTTGTCAAAGGAGGCCGCGAAGTACAAAGTCGGCATGATGTATGCAACGCAGGAGGTGTCCAGTGTCGACCAACGAGTTCTTTCCAACACGTCAAACTGGCTGGTCGCACACTTGAACTCGGACAATGAGACGCGGGAGCTCTCGCACTATTATGATTTCAAGACTTGGGCCGACAGTCTTCGCCGCTGCGAAGACATCGGATTCGTCCGTATGAAGACATATTCAGGCAAGTACATAGTTCCGGTGCAAATCGCTAAGTTCGACCACGACATGATCAACGAGGCACGCATCACCGCTGGCCTCCTCCCGCTCCTGCCTGACAGCCCTGAGGTTTACTGA
- a CDS encoding DUF3427 domain-containing protein, translating into MPEGLYELLVTDALMEQVQVESTVRGSFTEIGAEDAPEILSRYVAGAVKEMLTRTWQEDRVVVVNRLLRALEHPRTLLHGPIQLQSLHRTDRLKRRQLRRPTTKLSDSALLTNSKDDPNLAAELRAEMESADTVDLLCAFVRWTGLRLLEPAFEQLKERGAKLRVITTTYMGATERRAIDELVNRYGAEVKISYETQATRLHAKAWLFRRNTGFDTAYVGSSNLSQAALLDGLEWNVRLSSVATPALLQKFKVTFDSYWEQRAFQSYDPERDGEKLDAALERNGGHRTAAPDATTGLEVQPFLHQEEMLEDLEAERLKGFNHNLLVAATGTGKTVIAALDYKRLSEGAGRDLKLLFVAHRQEILKQAMRAYRDVMQDGAFGELYVGDHKPQDWKHIFASVQSLSSLGIEQLDPDFFDVVVIDEFHHAMAPTYRRLLDHLQPQQLLGLTATPERGDGVDVAKQFFDGRTASELRLWDALDADLLVPFHYFGVSDDVDLSQLEWKRGNYDTTQLSVLYTGNDARAAKVIRELRDKVTSTDHMRAIGFCVSVQHAHYMAEVFNRAGIASVAVDGTTDNADREESLRRLGQREINCIFAVDLFNEGLDLPQVDTILLLRPTQSATVFLQQLGRGLRRAEGKAVLTVLDFIGQQRREFRFDLRYRALTGYGRKELEKAVEDEFPYLPSGSQIVLDRVAQKVVLDNIKAQLRFNRAQLVRDVASYAETELEAYLERSGNDVKTIYRSTRDSWTGYLRQAGLIEGLSPLETVLRGKLEELSDAEEKKLLGRMARLIHVDDPERAAAYSMLVAPDAPRYAELGVRDQALARMLFYTLWDDGGGFKTYDDGLNHLRGYQFVCREICQVVKLGVAASKHAAKSLGSGLQHIPLLSHATYRREEVLAALQYGSLEQGKNVQHREGVAWCPATSTDAFFVTLNKNDKKHSATTMYRDYAISPELFHWESQNATSPTSPTGRRYLDRASHNSKILIFTRNAADDVTGLTVPYTCLGQVDYVQHTGEKPISITWKLHRPMPADVFATAAAVAQ; encoded by the coding sequence CTGCCCGAGGGGCTATACGAACTTCTGGTCACAGACGCACTCATGGAACAGGTCCAAGTGGAGTCGACAGTTCGTGGGTCATTCACGGAAATCGGGGCCGAGGATGCCCCGGAGATCCTTTCGCGATATGTTGCCGGGGCCGTAAAGGAGATGCTAACTAGAACGTGGCAAGAGGACCGCGTTGTCGTTGTCAACCGACTACTTCGTGCACTGGAGCATCCGCGTACTTTGTTGCACGGGCCGATCCAGCTTCAGTCACTCCACCGCACAGACAGACTAAAGCGGCGCCAGCTCCGCCGCCCAACCACGAAGCTCAGTGATTCAGCGCTTTTGACCAACAGCAAGGACGATCCAAATCTCGCCGCTGAGCTCCGGGCCGAGATGGAGTCCGCCGACACAGTGGACCTTCTCTGCGCCTTTGTCCGCTGGACTGGCCTTCGGCTATTGGAGCCTGCGTTTGAGCAGCTCAAAGAACGCGGAGCAAAACTACGCGTCATCACCACCACATATATGGGTGCCACCGAACGCCGCGCCATTGACGAGCTCGTCAACCGGTACGGGGCCGAGGTAAAGATCAGCTATGAAACGCAGGCAACTCGATTGCATGCCAAAGCCTGGCTGTTCCGCCGCAACACGGGTTTCGACACCGCCTACGTCGGCAGCTCTAATCTGAGCCAGGCTGCTCTCCTCGACGGGCTGGAGTGGAACGTCCGCCTTAGTTCCGTCGCAACGCCCGCCCTCCTGCAGAAGTTCAAGGTCACCTTCGACAGCTACTGGGAGCAGCGGGCTTTCCAGAGCTATGACCCGGAGCGCGACGGCGAAAAGCTGGACGCTGCGTTGGAACGGAACGGCGGCCATCGCACAGCAGCGCCGGATGCAACTACCGGTCTTGAGGTTCAGCCGTTCCTTCACCAGGAGGAGATGCTGGAGGACCTGGAAGCCGAGCGGCTCAAGGGATTCAATCACAACCTCCTGGTGGCGGCCACCGGAACCGGCAAGACTGTCATCGCCGCCCTGGATTACAAAAGGCTGTCCGAAGGTGCCGGCCGTGACCTCAAACTACTCTTCGTCGCCCATCGTCAGGAGATTCTCAAGCAGGCGATGCGCGCCTACCGAGACGTCATGCAGGACGGCGCCTTCGGTGAGCTCTACGTGGGGGACCACAAGCCGCAGGATTGGAAACACATCTTCGCCTCCGTCCAGTCGCTGTCTTCCCTCGGCATCGAGCAGCTCGACCCTGACTTCTTCGACGTCGTCGTCATCGATGAGTTCCACCACGCCATGGCGCCCACGTACCGCCGCCTGCTGGACCACCTGCAGCCGCAGCAGCTTCTCGGGCTCACGGCTACACCGGAGCGCGGTGACGGAGTCGACGTCGCCAAACAGTTCTTCGACGGGCGTACCGCCAGCGAACTTCGCCTCTGGGACGCCCTGGACGCTGACCTGCTGGTACCGTTCCACTACTTTGGCGTCTCGGACGACGTCGACCTCAGCCAGTTGGAATGGAAACGCGGCAACTACGACACCACCCAGCTGAGCGTCCTCTACACAGGGAACGACGCCCGGGCCGCCAAGGTGATCCGTGAGCTCCGCGACAAGGTCACCAGCACCGACCATATGCGGGCCATCGGCTTCTGCGTCTCGGTGCAGCACGCCCACTACATGGCCGAGGTGTTCAACCGGGCCGGCATTGCCTCCGTCGCCGTCGATGGCACCACTGACAATGCTGACCGCGAGGAATCTCTCAGGCGTCTGGGGCAGCGGGAGATCAACTGCATCTTCGCCGTCGACCTTTTCAATGAAGGGCTGGACCTGCCGCAGGTGGACACCATCCTGCTGCTCCGGCCCACGCAGAGCGCCACCGTCTTCCTCCAGCAGCTGGGACGCGGGCTGCGCCGTGCCGAGGGCAAAGCGGTGCTGACGGTCCTGGACTTCATCGGCCAGCAGCGCCGTGAGTTCCGCTTTGATCTGCGCTACCGGGCGTTGACCGGCTACGGGCGCAAGGAGCTGGAGAAGGCTGTCGAGGACGAGTTCCCGTATCTACCGTCCGGCTCGCAGATCGTGCTGGACCGGGTGGCGCAGAAGGTGGTGTTGGACAACATCAAGGCACAGCTGCGGTTCAACCGGGCGCAGCTCGTCCGGGACGTTGCTTCTTATGCCGAAACTGAGCTAGAGGCGTATCTGGAGCGGTCAGGGAACGACGTGAAGACGATCTACCGTTCGACCAGGGACTCGTGGACCGGTTACCTCCGGCAGGCAGGGCTGATCGAGGGGCTATCACCCCTGGAGACGGTGCTGCGGGGGAAGCTCGAGGAGCTGTCGGACGCGGAGGAAAAGAAGCTGCTGGGCCGCATGGCCCGGCTGATTCACGTGGACGATCCCGAACGTGCCGCCGCATATTCGATGCTGGTTGCCCCCGACGCTCCCCGATACGCGGAGCTTGGCGTGCGCGATCAGGCTCTTGCGCGAATGCTTTTTTACACACTTTGGGATGACGGCGGCGGGTTCAAAACGTACGACGACGGGTTGAACCATCTGCGTGGCTACCAGTTTGTGTGCCGCGAGATTTGCCAGGTCGTGAAGCTTGGAGTGGCTGCATCGAAACACGCCGCGAAGAGTCTCGGCTCGGGCCTGCAGCACATCCCGCTGCTCTCGCATGCCACCTACCGGCGCGAGGAGGTTCTGGCGGCACTGCAGTACGGCTCGCTGGAACAGGGCAAGAACGTCCAACACCGGGAAGGCGTTGCATGGTGCCCTGCGACGTCCACGGACGCCTTCTTTGTCACCCTGAACAAGAACGACAAGAAGCACTCGGCGACGACGATGTACAGGGACTATGCAATCAGCCCGGAGTTGTTTCACTGGGAGTCACAGAACGCGACCTCGCCTACCAGCCCGACGGGCCGCCGCTATCTTGACCGGGCGTCGCACAATTCGAAGATTCTGATCTTCACGAGGAACGCAGCAGACGATGTTACCGGGCTAACAGTTCCCTACACCTGCCTCGGGCAGGTGGACTATGTCCAGCACACGGGGGAGAAGCCGATCTCCATCACGTGGAAGCTGCACCGGCCCATGCCGGCTGATGTGTTTGCCACGGCTGCTGCCGTGGCGCAGTAA
- a CDS encoding amino acid permease → MEQQTKTSARPLGAALKPRQLTMMGLGSAIGAGLFIGSGAGIQAAGPAVLISYLVAGTLIILVMWALGEMAAANPDSGAFSVYTAKAYGPVAGATVGWLWWLQLVVVIAAEALSAAGLLATIFPALPVWLMAFVFIVVLTAVNLTSVKNFGEFEFWFALLKVAAIVGFLLVGFALLFGWLPGVQTPGLSNFTGAGFAPSRFAGIATALFVVAFAFGGTEIVSVAAAETAEPARSVKKAVRTVLWRILVFYIGAIFVIAAVVPVGSAGLKTPFAAVLDAAGMPGAATAITLVAVAALLSALNANLYGASRMAFSLAERGEAPRWLASVSKARVPVVAVLASVAFGIVTVVLELAFPEMVLGVLLNIVGSTCLLVWTSALLAQLALRLRADREGTALPLRMPGFPWLTGLGLLILAAIFTVGFIGDDSRPQLLSTFGLVALLAVGCWMNHRNRDVQPPVESPEGDKQLVLID, encoded by the coding sequence ATGGAACAACAGACAAAGACGTCTGCCCGCCCACTCGGCGCAGCCCTCAAACCGCGTCAGCTGACCATGATGGGCCTGGGAAGCGCCATCGGCGCGGGCTTGTTTATCGGCTCCGGCGCGGGCATCCAGGCCGCCGGCCCGGCGGTGCTGATCTCCTACCTCGTGGCCGGCACGCTCATCATCCTGGTCATGTGGGCGCTCGGCGAGATGGCCGCCGCCAACCCGGACAGCGGTGCCTTTTCCGTCTACACCGCCAAGGCGTACGGGCCGGTGGCCGGTGCCACGGTGGGCTGGCTGTGGTGGCTGCAGCTGGTGGTGGTGATCGCGGCCGAGGCGCTGAGCGCGGCGGGCCTGCTGGCCACCATCTTCCCGGCCCTGCCGGTGTGGCTGATGGCCTTCGTGTTCATCGTGGTGCTCACCGCCGTGAATCTAACCAGCGTGAAGAACTTCGGTGAGTTCGAGTTCTGGTTCGCCCTGCTGAAGGTGGCGGCGATTGTCGGGTTCCTGCTGGTGGGCTTCGCGCTGCTGTTCGGCTGGTTGCCGGGCGTGCAGACGCCGGGCCTGTCCAACTTCACGGGTGCCGGCTTCGCGCCGAGCCGTTTCGCCGGAATTGCGACCGCGCTGTTCGTGGTGGCGTTCGCGTTCGGCGGCACCGAGATCGTCTCCGTAGCGGCAGCCGAGACGGCCGAGCCGGCCCGCAGCGTGAAGAAGGCCGTCCGGACGGTGCTGTGGCGCATCCTGGTGTTCTACATCGGCGCCATCTTCGTGATCGCCGCCGTGGTTCCCGTGGGTTCGGCGGGGCTGAAGACCCCGTTCGCAGCGGTTCTCGACGCTGCAGGCATGCCGGGCGCGGCCACCGCCATCACCCTGGTGGCCGTCGCGGCTCTGCTGTCCGCGCTCAACGCCAACCTCTACGGCGCTTCGCGGATGGCGTTCTCCCTGGCCGAGCGCGGTGAAGCGCCGCGCTGGCTCGCTTCCGTGTCCAAGGCCCGCGTGCCTGTTGTTGCAGTGCTGGCGAGCGTTGCCTTCGGCATTGTCACGGTTGTCTTGGAGCTGGCGTTCCCCGAGATGGTCCTTGGCGTCCTGCTGAACATCGTTGGTTCGACCTGCCTGCTGGTGTGGACGTCCGCGCTCCTGGCTCAGCTGGCGCTGCGCCTCCGCGCCGACCGCGAAGGAACGGCGCTTCCCCTGCGGATGCCCGGCTTCCCGTGGCTGACGGGTCTCGGTCTGCTGATCCTGGCGGCAATCTTCACGGTGGGCTTCATTGGAGATGATTCGCGTCCGCAGCTGCTGAGCACTTTTGGGCTCGTGGCGCTGCTGGCTGTGGGGTGCTGGATGAACCACCGGAACCGGGACGTACAGCCCCCTGTCGAATCTCCAGAGGGCGACAAGCAGCTTGTGCTGATCGACTGA
- a CDS encoding universal stress protein, producing MTSTGSFLIVVGFDGSEYSQAALDWAMDEARQRNGRLRLVTAWNKPPMAWYPAVLETAAGEIAAEESPERIAQTLQGEAVKSAEDSGVTATGQLVGTHSPASAILDAAKDADLIVVGSRGHGGFPGLHVGSVSTQVVNHAQCPVLVVRSNGAR from the coding sequence GTGACCAGTACGGGTTCGTTCTTGATTGTTGTCGGTTTTGACGGTTCCGAATATTCCCAGGCAGCGCTGGACTGGGCCATGGATGAGGCGCGGCAGCGCAACGGCCGGCTCCGCCTGGTCACGGCCTGGAATAAGCCGCCGATGGCGTGGTATCCGGCTGTCCTGGAAACGGCCGCAGGCGAGATTGCCGCCGAAGAGTCCCCGGAGCGCATCGCACAGACGCTCCAGGGTGAGGCAGTGAAGTCCGCCGAAGATAGTGGTGTGACCGCAACAGGGCAGCTTGTAGGCACCCATTCACCTGCTTCGGCAATTCTCGACGCTGCCAAGGATGCGGATCTTATTGTCGTCGGCTCCCGGGGCCATGGGGGATTTCCCGGATTGCACGTGGGCTCGGTCTCCACCCAAGTTGTCAACCACGCACAGTGTCCCGTCCTGGTGGTCCGCTCCAACGGAGCGCGATGA
- a CDS encoding glucose 1-dehydrogenase — protein sequence MERVIDKVALVSGGARGIGAAVASRLHGEGAKVVIGDILDEAGKETAERIGSGALFAHLDVTSPQDWEAAVAAAVETFGGLNILVNNAGIVNFASIEDYTLEQWNIVIAVNLTGTFNGIKAAIPALKQTKGGSIINISSIAGIRGYEQIPGYTASKFGVRGLTKSAALDLGPHGIRVNSVHPGVISTPMTADIQSDMSHVALGRVGHPGEVADMVLYLASNESSFVTGAEFVIDGGDTAGTVTRHEEA from the coding sequence ATGGAACGGGTCATTGACAAAGTAGCGCTGGTCAGCGGGGGTGCACGCGGTATTGGAGCTGCGGTGGCATCCCGGCTGCATGGCGAAGGGGCCAAGGTGGTCATCGGTGACATCCTGGACGAGGCAGGCAAGGAAACGGCGGAGCGTATCGGCTCCGGAGCTCTTTTTGCTCACCTCGATGTGACCAGCCCGCAGGACTGGGAGGCAGCGGTGGCCGCCGCCGTCGAAACGTTCGGTGGGCTCAACATCCTGGTAAACAATGCCGGCATCGTGAACTTCGCCTCCATTGAGGACTACACGCTGGAACAGTGGAACATTGTCATCGCCGTGAACCTGACCGGCACGTTCAACGGGATCAAGGCCGCCATCCCGGCGCTGAAGCAGACCAAAGGCGGGTCGATCATTAACATTTCCTCGATCGCCGGCATCCGCGGTTATGAGCAGATCCCCGGATACACGGCCTCGAAATTTGGCGTGCGCGGACTCACCAAGAGCGCTGCGCTGGATTTGGGACCCCATGGCATCAGGGTCAACTCGGTCCATCCGGGAGTCATCTCCACGCCCATGACGGCTGACATCCAGTCGGACATGAGTCACGTGGCTCTGGGCCGCGTAGGCCATCCGGGGGAAGTCGCGGACATGGTCCTGTACCTGGCTTCCAACGAATCCTCGTTTGTTACCGGGGCCGAATTCGTCATCGATGGCGGTGACACCGCGGGGACGGTCACCCGGCACGAGGAAGCCTAG
- a CDS encoding Hsp20/alpha crystallin family protein — protein sequence MSDLLKWSPFASRWTSPFNTVLRSPADLLDSMERMFQTPVSPAPIRVEEFVDGKTLVVRAEMPGVDPDKDVEVTMDDGFLRIRAERQEKEEHRDKGSYRSEFRYGSFSRNIPLPDGVKEEDIKASYTNGVLEVRATLPEQAQAAEPKKLPITRG from the coding sequence ATGTCTGATCTGCTCAAATGGTCCCCTTTTGCATCCCGGTGGACCTCCCCCTTCAACACCGTTTTGCGTTCGCCGGCGGACCTGCTGGACTCCATGGAGCGCATGTTCCAAACACCGGTCAGCCCCGCCCCCATCCGGGTCGAGGAGTTCGTCGACGGTAAGACCCTTGTGGTTCGTGCCGAGATGCCCGGCGTAGATCCTGACAAGGACGTTGAGGTCACCATGGATGACGGGTTCCTGAGGATCCGCGCCGAACGCCAGGAAAAGGAAGAACACAGGGATAAAGGCAGCTACCGGTCAGAGTTCCGCTACGGGTCCTTCAGCCGGAACATCCCGCTCCCTGACGGGGTAAAGGAAGAAGACATCAAGGCCAGCTACACGAATGGAGTCCTGGAAGTCCGCGCCACGCTGCCCGAACAGGCCCAGGCGGCGGAACCGAAGAAGCTCCCCATTACCCGCGGGTAG
- a CDS encoding MBL fold metallo-hydrolase, translating into MREQHSPTLRFLGAIDTVTGSRYLIGSQGHRVLIECGLFQGYKHLRDRNRVPFPISPANIDAVVLTHAHLDHSGYIPALVRDGFHGPVYATPGTTELCTLLLPDSGYLQEEEARFADHRASSTHHPPLPLYTAEDAVRSLNSFKTRGFDTPFPLPGGIEATFLPAGHILGAAQVHLKLAGRTIHFTGDLGRTHDPLMHPPRDLEPVDVLVTESTYGNRAHPEGNPEGELGEIITRVAKRHGVIMIAAFAVGRAETVLLHLSRLLARHAIPAIPIYLNSPMAIDASDMYQRHREEHRLEQHEFEAMYKVATPIRSADESKLLNLRGGPMIIISASGMLTGGRILHHLAAYGPDRRNAIILSGYQAGGTRGASLAAGEKHLRIYGQDIDIEAEVIQMEGLSAHADSNELIQWMKTAARAPAMTYVTHGEPDASDALRARIKRQLGWRARVPEHLETISLESPR; encoded by the coding sequence ATGAGGGAACAACATTCCCCGACGCTGCGGTTTCTCGGCGCGATCGACACAGTGACCGGTTCCAGATACCTGATCGGTTCGCAAGGGCACCGGGTCCTTATCGAGTGCGGGCTGTTCCAGGGCTACAAACACCTGCGCGACCGTAACCGCGTGCCTTTCCCGATCAGTCCCGCGAACATCGACGCCGTTGTCCTCACACATGCCCATCTGGATCACAGCGGCTATATCCCAGCGCTGGTGCGTGACGGTTTCCACGGCCCTGTCTACGCGACCCCGGGCACAACCGAACTGTGCACGCTGCTGCTTCCCGACAGCGGCTATCTCCAGGAAGAGGAAGCCCGCTTTGCAGATCACAGGGCATCGTCAACCCATCATCCGCCGTTGCCCCTCTACACCGCGGAAGACGCCGTCCGATCGCTCAACAGCTTCAAGACCCGGGGCTTCGACACGCCTTTCCCCCTGCCCGGGGGCATCGAAGCAACGTTCCTTCCCGCCGGCCACATCCTCGGCGCCGCACAGGTGCACCTCAAACTCGCCGGCAGGACGATCCACTTCACCGGCGATCTGGGCCGCACCCACGACCCCCTGATGCACCCGCCCCGCGACCTCGAGCCCGTGGACGTGCTGGTCACGGAATCCACCTACGGCAACAGGGCACATCCGGAGGGAAACCCCGAAGGCGAACTCGGCGAAATCATCACCCGCGTGGCCAAACGACACGGAGTCATCATGATCGCCGCGTTCGCCGTCGGCCGGGCCGAAACAGTCCTGCTGCACCTCTCGCGCCTCCTGGCCAGGCACGCGATCCCTGCCATCCCGATCTACCTCAACAGCCCGATGGCCATCGACGCGTCCGACATGTACCAGCGCCACCGCGAAGAACACAGGCTCGAACAACACGAATTCGAAGCCATGTACAAGGTCGCGACGCCCATCCGCAGCGCTGACGAATCCAAACTGCTCAACCTCCGCGGCGGACCCATGATCATCATCTCCGCCAGCGGAATGCTCACCGGCGGCAGGATCCTGCACCACCTCGCGGCCTACGGACCCGACCGGCGCAACGCCATCATCCTCAGCGGATACCAGGCCGGAGGAACACGGGGAGCATCACTTGCCGCAGGTGAAAAGCACCTCCGCATCTACGGACAGGACATCGACATCGAGGCAGAAGTCATCCAAATGGAAGGACTCTCCGCCCACGCCGACTCCAACGAACTGATCCAATGGATGAAGACCGCCGCGCGGGCGCCAGCCATGACCTACGTCACGCATGGAGAGCCAGACGCCTCAGACGCCCTCCGGGCCCGCATCAAACGCCAACTTGGATGGAGAGCCCGCGTTCCCGAGCACCTGGAAACAATCTCCCTCGAATCCCCGCGCTAA